The genomic stretch AGCGTTCACCGATTACGAGTACGAGGCGCTGGGAGTGCCGAGAAACGATTCGTTGGCGGTGAATCGGGATCGCGAGTACGCCGACCTGGGGTTGTGCGGACCGGCGCGGCGCGATCTCTCGGCGGTCGCCGCCTACTGCGGACTCTTCCGCACGCCGTCGCTCCGGAATGTCGCGACGCGGAAGGTCTTCTTTCACAATGGTGTCTACCGGACGCTGGCGGACGTGGTGCGATTCTATAACCTGCGTGCGGTCGATCCCGGGGCGATCTATGGGCGAGATCGGTCGGGACGGCTTCGCGGGGACAGCGATCTGCCGGCCTCGTTTCGCGGCAACATCGATACGATCGATGCGCCGTTCAACCGGCGATCAGGCGAGCGGCCGCCGATGACCCGAGAAGAGATGGGCGACCTGGTCGCGTTTCTCGGGACATTGACCGACGGGTACCGTTTCAGTGGATCGTCGGACCGACGTTGAGCAAGTGCGCCACATCGACGGTCACCGACTCATCCAGCGCCGGATGACGCCAGTCGAACGAGCCGCGCTCGATCACGGGGCGGGTCGCGTCGGGGGTCCATACTTCGATCTCGCGTTCGTCGATGTTGACGATCCAGTACACCGGAATCCGCTGTTCCTGGTAGAGCCGCCGCTTGGTGAACCGGTCGGCGCGGCCGGTGGATGGCGAGAGCACTTCGACCACGAGCAACAGCTCCTCCACATCGGACCACCGCCCGGTGCGGATGGATTCATCGAGATCGGCGACAAAAAGGTCGGGCTGGACGAGGGTATCGTCGCTCCAGGAGATATCGGCCGGCGAGGTGAGGAGTGCTTCGAGGCCGTGGCGCACGAGATACTGAAAGAGGACGCCGGTCAGTCGCGCAATAACGACCTGATGCCACAGGCCTGGAGCGGGAGTCACGAAGAGCTTACCGTGGACGGTCTCGTAGCGCTTCCCGTCTTCGGGAATCGCGCGAACGTCGTCGGCAGTGAAATACGCCGGTAGCGCCATGGGCATAGTATCGTCTCGGCGATCGGGGGACGGCAAGTCTGATCCACGCGGCGAATCTGTCGCCGTGACGGCGGGAGAGCGGATCATTTCTACTGGAGGGTGATTCTTTCCACGCCCCCTGCCGATCGACGATCCAAACTGATACTTTTCCGTTCAGGTGGCCGTTTCGTGGCCGCCGCTTCCCGGTACAGACCGATTCGATCGCGAACGCGAACCGTCCTTCACCCTTACTCGCGGACCACTCATGCCCTCGAGCCGGCGCGGCTGGACCTTGATCGAACTCCTCGTGGTGGTGGCGATCATCGCCATTCTCGCCGCGATCGCCCTGCCGCGGATGGCGGCGACGAAGGACAAGGCGCGGATGGCGTCGATCATCAGTGACATCCGCAACTCCGAGACGGCAGAGACGTCGTACTTCTCCGATTTCCAGACATTCGGCACGTTCGGACAGCTGCAGACGGCGAGCAATTTCAACCTGACCAGCGGCAACACGATGACGATCACCGCCGGGGCGAGTGGCTACACGGCGACAGCGACCAATTCACAGATCTCGAAGGGGGCGACGTCGTGCCATATCGAGGTCGGCGGCGGGGCGACGTCGGGGGCGGACGGGCTGATTCTCTGTCCGTGAGTGCTGTCGTGGTTACTGCACCCCGTTGTCCGGCGGGAGGGTGAAGCGGAGGGCGGCACTCGATTGATGTGTGTAGCAGCCGCGGAAGAAGTAGAGTGCGTTCGCGGATCGGCTGACCGACAGCGCCCCTCGAAGATTGGTATTGCAGGTTGCTTCGTAGCTCTGGGGAGCGTCCAGCCGCCCGACGACACGGAACGTGGCCCGATCGAGGACGAGCACCTCGGACGAAAGCGCCGGGTTGCCGGGTTGGGTCGCCGTCAGGGTCAGGACGTAGACCAACGGCCGCGCGGGGTCGTACGCGACTTCGTATGCGTTCGCGCTGAACGTCGTGTCCTGCAGGACGGTGCCGTCCGACGCGTTCAGTTGGATGAGCCGACCCGATCCAGATCCGGTCATCGCAAGGAATGACCCGTCGGCTGAAAAATCGGCGCCGTATGCTCCTCCGTCCATCGGCACGTGGAACGCCACATTGCCACTTGGCAAATCGAGCACCGGAATTCCGGCGCTGCCAGAGAGATCCGGCGTCCCCGTCGCCCGGTCGTGCCTCGGCGAGATATATGTGCCCGTCCCATTTCCAATAAGCGCCAACGTCGTTGTCGGCGTGCCACCCTCAGGCGCGGTCGAGTCGACATTGGCGACCACGTACCCGCCCGCTTTCCCTGCAACGAACCAGGTCGTCGGGGAGAGCCGCATGATGTCACGCACCGGGCCGTCAAGAAACACGTTGGGCGGCGACAGCGGTACCAAAACCGTCGGGGAATCCAGACGCACCCGGAAGAACGCCTGGGGCGGGCCGCTGAACGGCTCGTCCGGGCCTTGCACGATGAGCGCGCTGTCATCGGCATAGGTGAAGCCAGGCCCGTACAGCCCGAAGCCAAAGCCACCGTGACCACCAAGACCGCGGATCGGTGTTATCGCATGGGTGTCGAGATTGACTACGTGAATGATGTCGCTGTCATCGGTCCCCATTACCATCGCATGCGGCGTTCCGCGCGGCCATGCATACGTGTCCCAGTCGTTCTGGATCGGATAGCTGGTGCTGTCGGCATAGCCGTACACCGTGATCGGATCGAGTGTCTTGACGACGGCCGCGAACTGGAGTGAGAGCGGATAGCTCCCCGCCATCGTCGAGGGTGGGAGATTGACCGAGAGTGTCGTATCGTCGACGCGGTGCAGCACCAGCGATGTGCCGTTGAACTGCGCCACGCCGGTCGTGTCGATCGCGCCGTGAAAGGCTGACGAGCGGATTGTCACCGTCGAACCCGCCCAGATGTCGTGCGGTCCGACAGTGAAGGTCGTAGCTGGAGGGGTCGTCGTCTGGTCGGGCGAGTTGCTGCTGCAGGCGGCGACCAGGAGTGCGGCCATTCCGACAACGAGCGGAAAGAAG from Gemmatimonadales bacterium encodes the following:
- a CDS encoding Uma2 family endonuclease, whose amino-acid sequence is MALPAYFTADDVRAIPEDGKRYETVHGKLFVTPAPGLWHQVVIARLTGVLFQYLVRHGLEALLTSPADISWSDDTLVQPDLFVADLDESIRTGRWSDVEELLLVVEVLSPSTGRADRFTKRRLYQEQRIPVYWIVNIDEREIEVWTPDATRPVIERGSFDWRHPALDESVTVDVAHLLNVGPTIH
- a CDS encoding prepilin-type N-terminal cleavage/methylation domain-containing protein, which encodes MPSSRRGWTLIELLVVVAIIAILAAIALPRMAATKDKARMASIISDIRNSETAETSYFSDFQTFGTFGQLQTASNFNLTSGNTMTITAGASGYTATATNSQISKGATSCHIEVGGGATSGADGLILCP